One region of Leucoraja erinacea ecotype New England chromosome 10, Leri_hhj_1, whole genome shotgun sequence genomic DNA includes:
- the aknad1 gene encoding uncharacterized protein aknad1 encodes MECFKEGMNLDSTDESDAKASEDILEKMDDYQFVRYVENHCINLQNSLGITEDELNEQGTKNPLLWEKSFEHEILLDVDDDFNLNFNDVCDSYIICLSQSSAEDVGFNIAADAVYKIENEHVESDEDKRIKTENINYEHHQEIHCSIYSDILDETKSNLEGNNCQDTAANISDEEQEELPYDGNLKNVSGHNTDTRIDSAGHLPPLSNLVGNLSGHGSTGEISQNIPLGDQRSIVKKYALH; translated from the exons ATGGAATGTTTTAAAGAAGGCATGAACCTTGATAGCACAGATGAATCAGATGCAAAAGCCAGTGAAGACATTTTAGAGAAAATGGACGATTATCAGTTTGTAAGATATGTGGAGAACCATTGCATTAATTTGCAAAATTCACTTGGCATCACAGAAGATGAATTGAACGAACAAGGCACAAAGAATCCTTTATTATGGGAGAAATCGTTTGAACATGAAATACTCCTCGATGTGGATGATGATTTCAACTTAAATTTTAATGATGTATGTGATTCCTATATCATCTGCCTTTCTCAGTCATCAGCAGAAGATGTTGGTTTCAACATTGCAGCag ACGCTGTTTACAAGATTGAAAATGAGCACGTTGAAAGTGATGAAGATAAaagaataaaaactgaaaatattaaCTATGAACATCATCAAGAAATTCACTGTTCTATTTATTCTGACATACTCGATGAAACAAAAAGCAATTTAGAAGGCAACAACTGTCAGGACACAGCTGCCAATATCAGTGatgaggaacaggaagagctgccttATGATGGTAACTTAAAGAACGTTAGTGGACATAATACAGACACGAGGATTGATTCAGCTGGCCATCTGCCACCATTATCCAATCTTGTTGGGAACCTATCAGGTCATGGATCTACTGGTGAAATAAGTCAAAATATTCCACTTGGAGACCAAAGGTCAATTGTGAAAAAATATGCTCTCCATTGA